Part of the Leptotrichia massiliensis genome, CTTTAATTAATCTTTTTTCCTTGAACTTACTTCATTTACAAATTTTTTAAATAATTTTTGTGCGGTTTCATCGTTAATTGCCATCATTTCTGGATGCCATTGAACTCCAACGATAAAAATTTCATCTGAAATATTTTCAATTGCTTCTATTACTCCATCTGCACTTTTTGCTGTTACAACAAATCCTTGTGCCAGCTTATTTATTGTCTGATGATGGTAGCTGTTTATAAATCCAATTCCTTCAGGATAAATGTCGCTTAAAAAGCAGTTGCTTGCCACAGTAATGGAGTGAGTAGGCGTGTGGGCTCTGGCTTTTTGAAAATGCTTTATTGAAACATTTTCATTGTAGGAAAGGTCCTGATAAAGGGAACCTCCACATTCAACATTGGCTATCTGCATTCCACGGCAAATTCCGAAAATTGGCTTTTTATAAGTTATTGCATAACGGATAAGAAGCGAGTCAAATTTATCACGTTCAGGAAATATTTCTCCAAGCTTCTCTTTTGGCTCTTCCCCATAAAGAAGTGGAAAAACGTCATTTCCTCCAGTTAAAATTATTCCATCCACATTTTTTACAAATTCCTCAATAACATCCTCATGCTCATTCAAAGGCAGAAGGTGCGGTACACCGCCAGCATTTATTACAGCATTGATATAGGAAACATCAACATAAGCTCGTTTATAGCCAGCAAAAAGACCTTTTTCCAGTCCAAGTATATTGCTGGAAATCCCGATAATAGGTTTTTTCATACTATCCTCCAAATTATAAATTTTATATATAATTTAACCATATATTTTTTTATTAGTCAAATTTTTTGTTTTTAAAGTGTTTAATATTTTTTTAGTTATTAATTTTTTATAATTTTGAATTTATAATTACAAGAAACCTTTGTTTTAAAGAGTTTTATTTTATTTCTAACCTTTTATTTAATTTTATTTTAATTTTTATAAATTCTATAATATATTTGTTTTAGATATATTTAGACTAATTAACAAAATATAAAATATACTCTAAAAATTTTGAAATTATTATGATATAATTTTTTTAATAATTTATTTTTTTAATAAATTAAACAATTTAAACAAAGATATGGGGAAATAAATAAATATTATATAGGAGGTGAATAATATTGAAATATACTAGGTTAGATGTAAACTAATAATAGGGAATCTAAAATTATAGACTTATAATCTATGTATAATTTGAACTAATGTCAAAAAATCTTAATAATTTAGATTTGATTATAATTAAAAAATTAAAAATCAAAAGGAGAAATTTATGAGAAAAAATACAGAAGATTTCATTTTTTATATGGATAAAGAAAATATTGGTACATTAAATCACGAGATATGCGGAAATTTTTATTTAAAAAAAGATGAGATTAAGGATGAAAACATTGAAAAAGTTCAGTTTGACAATTTAAAATTTGGAATCTATTTTTCTAAATCTGAAGAAAATAAAGAAAGAATACTGGTTTTAAAAAATAAAAAGAAGATAAAATGTGGACATTATGTTATAAATGGTATAAAAAAAGAGTTTTATACAGACTTATATTTTCTAATAATGCACCAAAAAGAAAAAGACAAAAATAAAATTTTTGAAGAGTTAATTGAAAAAATATTGGGAATTATTAAAATAAAAGATGTAAATCTATAGAGTTTTGTTGTAAAATTACTATGAAATAAAAAGAGCGTTGTTATAATATAAATTAAGCTACATAATTTAAATAACAGATAATATTATCAAAAGAAATTTTTTAAAAAAATAATTTGATTTTTTGAAAAATGGGGGTATACTTTTAGTGTAAAGAACAAAAATGGAGGTATTTATATGAAAGTTTTAGCTATGATTTTAGCTGGTGGAAGAGGGTCAAGGCTTGACATTCTATCAGAAAAAAGAGTTAAACCAAGTGTTCCTTTTGCTGGAAAATTTAGAATTATTGATTTTGCGCTAAGTAACTGTTCAAATTCGGGTATTTACGATGTTGCATTATTAACTCAATATTTGCCATTATCATTAAATGAGCATATTGCATCTGGAAAACCATGGGATTTTGACAGAAGAGACACTGCAATTACAATGTTGCAGCCACATGAAAAACTTGGTGGAAATTCTTGGTATCAAGGAACTGCCGACGCAATTAGACAAAATATTGACTTTATTAAAAGTAGAAATCCTAAATATGTATTAATTTTATCTGGAGACCATATTTACAAAATGGATTACAGATGGATGTTAAAAGAACATGAAGAAAACGACGCTGAATTGACAATAGCTGTACAGCCTGTACCTATTGAAGAAGCAAGCAGATTTGGTATTTTTGAAGTTGATCAAAATAAAAAAATCTTAAACTTTGAAGAAAAACCAGCTGAACCAAAAAGTAACTTAGCTTCAATGGGAATTTATATTTTTAACACAGATTCATTATTAGAATACCTTGAAAAATTGGAAAACCACGATTTAGACTTTGGAAATCACGTTATTCCTGCAATGATTCACGAAGATAGAAAAGTTTATGTTCACACTTATGATAGCTACTGGAAAGATGTAGGAACTTATGATTCATACTTGGAAGCAAATCTGGATTTAATCAAAAAATCCGAAGAAGTTGGAATTAATTTGTATGACCAAGGATGGAAAATTTACACAAGAAGTGAAGACTTGGCACCTGTAAGAATCGGAGTTACAGGAAGCGTTCAAAATTCATTAATCTGTAATGGATGTAAAATCGAAGGAAGTGTGGAAAATTCAGTATTAGGACCTGGAGTTACAGTTAGAAAAGGTGCAACTGTGAGAAATTGTATTATTTTCTCTGGAACTTATGTAGATGCAAATTCTCACCTAGATACAATTATTTCTGATAAAAACACATATATTGGTAAAAATTCATTTATAGGGAATGGAAATGCAAATATTCCAAATAAAGAACGTCCAGACTTGCTGTCTTCAGGAATAACGGTTATTGGTAAAGGTGTAGTTATCCCTGATGGTTCAATTATTGGTAAAAATGTAAGAATTTTTTCTGGAGTAAAAATTGATGAGCATAATAGATTAATTGAAACAGGGGAAACTGTAAAATGGTAGTTTGCACTGTCTAAAATTAATAATTTAAAAAAATTCAAGTTATTGAGATTTTTAAACTATTTTAAATAGTGGATCTTGGTAGCTTGAATATTTTAGAATATGCCTAAAACCTTCTAAAACCAAACTGATAGAATAAAAAAGGTTTTGGTAAAATAGTAGAATAATAGAATAATCATAATTTTGCAGTTTGGTTTTAAAATGATTGTACTAAAAATATTTTTAAGAATAGGAGTGATTAATTTGAAAATAGTATATTTGGCATCTGAAGTGGCTCCGTTTTATAAATCTGGTGGACTAGCTGACGTTTTGGGGGCATTGCCTAAAAAAATGCAGGAATTAGGACATGAAGTTTCTATAATAATGCCTAAATATGATATAATACCGTTAAAATATCTTGAAAAGCTGGAATGGGTAGCAAGGCTTGAAAGTCACGAAGATGTGTTTAATTTAGTAAGATACCCAGATGATAAGATAAATTATTACTTTATTGAAAATAAAGCATTGTACGAAAGAGGACATGTTTACGGTGATTTTGATCAGGATGTTCAATATGCGATGTTTTCAGAATTGGCACTTAGATTTTTGAAGGAAATTAATTTACAGGCGGATATCTTGCATTGTAACGACTGGCAAACTGGTCCAGTTCCATATTTTTTGAATGTTAGGTATAATTATGATCCATTTTACTGGGATATGAGAACAGTTTATTCAATTCACAACTTAATGTATCAAGGAAAATTCTCTAAATACTCATTTGAAAGAATGGGATATTATATGGATGACAGACATGACTTGAACTTTATGGAAATTGGAATTGGATATGGAGATGTTGTAAATACAGTGAGTCCAACTTATGCCGAAGAAATAAAATACGCTTACTTTGGTGAAGGGCTGGAATGGATTACAAATAGAAAATATATTCACGGTATTTTAAACGGAATAGATGTAGAAGAATTCAATCCTGAAACAACAAAGGGAATAATTCCTTTTAATAAGGATTCTTTAGATAAAAAGAAAGAAAATAAATATTTACTGCAAGAAAAATTAGGATTGCCAAAATCAGATGTTGCTTTAATTTCCATAGTTTCAAGACTTGTGGAAGGAAAAGGCCTGGACTTGGTATCAGCCGCACTTGAAAACTTATTGCAATATGACGCTGTTCAAATAGTGATTTTAGGAAGTGGAGATAAATTCTACGAAGACTACTATAACCACTTGGCATGGAAATATCCAGATAAATTCAAAGTTTATCTTGGGTACAACGGACAGCTTGCAAATGAAATCTACGCTGGAAGTGACATGTTCCTCATGCCATCAAGATATGAGCCTTGCGGACTTAGCCAAATGATAGCAATGAGATTTGGAACAATACCAATTGTAAGGGAAACTGGAGGACTAAAAGATTCTGTACAGCCTTACAACATTTTTACAGATGAAGGAAATGGGTTCTCATTTACAAACTTTAATGCAGACGATATGCTTTTTACAATAAAAGTGGCAGAAGGAATTTATTATGACAGACCTGACATTTGGGAAAAATTGGTAAAAAGAAATATGGAGCTTGATTTTTCTTGGGACAGATCAGCAAGAGAATATGAAAAACTTTATGAATTAGCTAAATCTTATTAATTTTTAAAAAATAAAATGGAGTAGAACTTTGATGTTACACTCCATTTTTTGTTAATTTTAGTTAGTTGAGTGCGAAAAGAGTCGAATTATGAAACTACTCGGCTGTCTTATATTAAATGGATGTCTAAATACAATAAGTAAATTTAAGTATAGATGCAAAATTATATACAAACAATACAAAAAAGTGTAGGAGAAATTCTAAGAAGTTTATGTGAATACAACAGGATTAGATCAAGCAATAAAAAATATACAGTAACAATCGACAAATAAAGTGTAAAAGAGTATAAAAATCATTTCAAATTAAAGTAAAAAATTAGAACTACGATATTAAAATCATAAATTTGTTTTGGTATAAAAGAGTTCAAGCATAATTTGAAAAAGATTAAAATAAAATTTTTTTTATAATAAAAAGTTAAAACCTTTTTCTATTGACAAATTGAAAAAATGGGGTAACATAGGAATATAAGAAATATTAATTGAAGGATAAAAGAAGGTGTAATTATGAGTAAAGAAAAATTATTGGAAAAATTAAAAGGGAAATTGATAGTTTCGTGTCAGGCGTTGCCTGGAGAACCTCTTTATATAGAAGATGGGACTATAATGCATCTTATGGCTATTGCGGCGGAACAAGCTGGAGCAGCTGGAATAAGAACAAATGGAATAAGAGATATTGAAGAAATTAAAAAAAACTTAGATTTACCTGTTATAGGGTTAATCAAAAAGCAATATGAAGGATTTCCTCAGCATATAACTGTAACGATGAAGGAAATAGATGATTTAGTAAAAGCTAAAGCCGATATAATTGCACTAGACTGTACAATGAGAGAACGTCCTGAAGTAAAAACAATAAATGAATTTATAAAAAAAATTAGGGAAAAATATCCTGATGTATTATTAATGGCGGATATTTCAACATTTGAAGAAGGTGTGAATGCTGAGAAAGCTGGTGTAGACTTTGTAGGAACAACGCTTAGTGGATATACTCCTTATAGCAAAAAATCAGAAGGTCCTGACTTTGAATTAGTAGAAAATCTTGCTAAAACTCTTAATATTCCAGTAATAGCC contains:
- a CDS encoding gamma-glutamyl-gamma-aminobutyrate hydrolase family protein gives rise to the protein MKKPIIGISSNILGLEKGLFAGYKRAYVDVSYINAVINAGGVPHLLPLNEHEDVIEEFVKNVDGIILTGGNDVFPLLYGEEPKEKLGEIFPERDKFDSLLIRYAITYKKPIFGICRGMQIANVECGGSLYQDLSYNENVSIKHFQKARAHTPTHSITVASNCFLSDIYPEGIGFINSYHHQTINKLAQGFVVTAKSADGVIEAIENISDEIFIVGVQWHPEMMAINDETAQKLFKKFVNEVSSRKKD
- a CDS encoding glucose-1-phosphate adenylyltransferase — encoded protein: MKVLAMILAGGRGSRLDILSEKRVKPSVPFAGKFRIIDFALSNCSNSGIYDVALLTQYLPLSLNEHIASGKPWDFDRRDTAITMLQPHEKLGGNSWYQGTADAIRQNIDFIKSRNPKYVLILSGDHIYKMDYRWMLKEHEENDAELTIAVQPVPIEEASRFGIFEVDQNKKILNFEEKPAEPKSNLASMGIYIFNTDSLLEYLEKLENHDLDFGNHVIPAMIHEDRKVYVHTYDSYWKDVGTYDSYLEANLDLIKKSEEVGINLYDQGWKIYTRSEDLAPVRIGVTGSVQNSLICNGCKIEGSVENSVLGPGVTVRKGATVRNCIIFSGTYVDANSHLDTIISDKNTYIGKNSFIGNGNANIPNKERPDLLSSGITVIGKGVVIPDGSIIGKNVRIFSGVKIDEHNRLIETGETVKW
- a CDS encoding glycogen synthase; the protein is MKIVYLASEVAPFYKSGGLADVLGALPKKMQELGHEVSIIMPKYDIIPLKYLEKLEWVARLESHEDVFNLVRYPDDKINYYFIENKALYERGHVYGDFDQDVQYAMFSELALRFLKEINLQADILHCNDWQTGPVPYFLNVRYNYDPFYWDMRTVYSIHNLMYQGKFSKYSFERMGYYMDDRHDLNFMEIGIGYGDVVNTVSPTYAEEIKYAYFGEGLEWITNRKYIHGILNGIDVEEFNPETTKGIIPFNKDSLDKKKENKYLLQEKLGLPKSDVALISIVSRLVEGKGLDLVSAALENLLQYDAVQIVILGSGDKFYEDYYNHLAWKYPDKFKVYLGYNGQLANEIYAGSDMFLMPSRYEPCGLSQMIAMRFGTIPIVRETGGLKDSVQPYNIFTDEGNGFSFTNFNADDMLFTIKVAEGIYYDRPDIWEKLVKRNMELDFSWDRSAREYEKLYELAKSY
- a CDS encoding N-acetylmannosamine-6-phosphate 2-epimerase; its protein translation is MSKEKLLEKLKGKLIVSCQALPGEPLYIEDGTIMHLMAIAAEQAGAAGIRTNGIRDIEEIKKNLDLPVIGLIKKQYEGFPQHITVTMKEIDDLVKAKADIIALDCTMRERPEVKTINEFIKKIREKYPDVLLMADISTFEEGVNAEKAGVDFVGTTLSGYTPYSKKSEGPDFELVENLAKTLNIPVIAEGKIHEPKQAKKMLELGAFAVVVGGAITRPLEIAQRFVREMEK